One region of Labrus mixtus chromosome 1, fLabMix1.1, whole genome shotgun sequence genomic DNA includes:
- the zgc:162297 gene encoding uncharacterized protein F13E9.13, mitochondrial: MKFLELFGRLKSVVIGMIHVKALPGTPLGCMKMSQIKEEACREAEIYRDAGIDGLIIENMHDIPYSFSVGPEVCACMTAVCSAVRGVCPSLPLGVQILSSANQQALAVALASGLDFIRAEGFIFSHVADEGFLNACAGDLLRYRKQIGAEHVQIFTDIKKKHSSHALTSDVSIEETARAAEFFLSDGLIITGTATGVQADPRELREVSQSVKIPVLIGSGVTYENIQHYIGSNGMIVGSHFKDGGRWANAVDPEKVKRFMGKIRELRK; encoded by the exons ATGAAATTTTTGGAGCTTTTTGGGCGTCTTAAATCCGTGGTTATTGGAATGATTCACGTGAAAGCCTTACCAG GCACCCCCCTTGGTTGTATGAAAATGTCCCAAATCAAAGAGGAAGCGTGCAGGGAGGCAGAAATCTACCGCGATGCAGGGATT gatggtTTGATCATTGAGAACATGCACGATATCCCGTACTCTTTCTCTGTGGGGCCTGAGGTGTGTGCCTGTATGACTGCAGTGTGCTCTGCTGTGAGAGGGGTCTGTCCGTCCCTGCCGCTCGGAGTCCAGATACTGTCCTCTGCGAACCAGCAGGCCCTGGCTGTAGCTCTGGCTTCAG GTCTGGATTTCATCAGAGCtgagggttttattttttcccacgTGGCCGATGAGGGCTTCCTGAACGCCTGCGCCGGAGACCTGCTAAGATATCGAAAGCAGATCGGAGCTGAGCATGTGCAGATCTTCACTGAcatcaaaaagaaacacag ctCCCATGCGCTGACATCAGACGTGAGCATTGAAGAGACGGCGCGGGCCGCAGAGTTCTTCCTCTCAGACGGACTCATCATCACAGGGACGGCGACAGGAGTGCAGGCTGACCCGAGGGAGCTCCGAG AGGTTTCCCAGTCTGTGAAGATCCCAGTTCTTATAGGCTCCGGAGTGACTTATGAAAACATCCAACATTACATCGGATCAAACGGCATGATCGTCGGCTCTCATTTCAAGGACGGGGGTCGATGGGCCAATGCAGTCGACCCGGAGAAAGTGAAGAGGTTCATGGGAAAGATACGCGAGCTCCGAAAATGA